In Primulina eburnea isolate SZY01 chromosome 14, ASM2296580v1, whole genome shotgun sequence, the following proteins share a genomic window:
- the LOC140812585 gene encoding thiohydroximate-O-sulfate sulfur/sulfate-lyase (nitrile-forming) NSP5 translates to MALAQGKWVKLEQNGTGPGARSSHAISVVGEKAYSFGGEFKPRVPVDNCLYVFDLNDQTWSVVDATGDIPPPRVGVTMISIAETIYVFGGRDATHMELNEFYSFDTRINTWTSLPTGPPHRSYHSMAADDRRVYVFGGCGNEGRLKDLWAYDVVDKDWIMFPLPGESCKPRGGPGLAAVLGKIWVVYGFSGEELNDVLYFDPNEGEWVEVETSGEKPTARSVFATFGIGKYIFVYGGEIDPSDLGHLGAGKFSSKVYVLDTETLVWKRWEDGSDSGYHPGPRGWCAFAGGQRQGNEGLLVYGGNSPSNNRLDDIFFFTPYVDTC, encoded by the exons ATGGCTCTTGCACAAGGCAAATGGGTGAAG CTGGAACAAAATGGGACAGGACCTGGAGCAAGAAGCTCACATGCGATTTCAGTTGTCGGAGAAAAGGCTTATTCCTTTGGTGGCGAATTCAAGCCTCGAGTCCCTGTGGATAACTGCCTATATGTGTTCGATCTTAATGACCAAACTTGGTCTGTGGTTGATGCCACCGGCGATATCCCCCCACCTCGTGTTGGTGTGACAATGATATCCATTGCTGAGACCATATATGTTTTCGGTGGGAGAGATGCAACGCACATGGAGCTTAATGAATTCTATTCTTTTGACACACGCATCAACACATGGACAAGTCTCCCGACTGGTCCCCCTCATCGAAGTTACCACTCAATGGCAGCAGATGATAGACGAGTATATGTATTTGGAGGGTGTGGTAATGAAGGACGACTTAAGGATTTGTGGGCGTATGACGTTGTTGATAAAGATTGGATCATGTTTCCTTTGCCGGGAGAGAGTTGCAAACCTAGAGGGGGACCGGGATTGGCTGCTGTTCTTGGAAAGATTTGGGTCGTCTATGGTTTCTCCGGCGAAGAACTTAATGATGTGCTCTATTTTGACCCGAATGAAGGGGAGTGGGTTGAAGTGGAGACGAGTGGCGAAAAACCAACAGCTCGAAGCGTTTTTGCAACCTTTGGAATCGGTAAGTACATTTTCGTGTATGGTGGGGAGATTGATCCGAGTGATTTAGGCCACCTAGGTGCAGGTAAATTTTCGAGTAAAGTTTATGTATTGGACACTGAAACACTAGTATGGAAACGATGGGAAGATGGATCAGATTCAGGTTACCATCCAGGACCGAGGGGATGGTGTGCATTTGCTGGTGGTCAGCGACAGGGGAATGAGGGATTACTGGTGTACGGTGGGAATTCGCCCAGTAATAATAGGCTTGatgatatttttttctttactcCTTATGTAGATACTTGTTGA